In Centropristis striata isolate RG_2023a ecotype Rhode Island chromosome 15, C.striata_1.0, whole genome shotgun sequence, a genomic segment contains:
- the puraa gene encoding purine-rich element binding protein Aa: MADRDSGSEQGGAATGPGFGPMHPAAGGAGSASGLQHETQELASKRVDIQNKRFYLDVKQNAKGRFLKIAEVGAGGNKSRLTLSMSVAVEFRDYLGDFIEHYAQLGPSNPALLQDEPRRALKSEFLVRENRKYYMDLKENQRGRFLRIRQTVNRGPGLGSTQGQTIALPAQGLIEFRDALAKLIDDYGVEDEPAELPEGSSLTVDNKRFFFDVGSNKYGVFMRVSEVKPTYRNSITVPYKVWSKFGNTFCKYAEEMKKIQEKQREKRACELQQQEEMQADDADED, encoded by the coding sequence ATGGCGGACAGAGACAGTGGTAGTGAGCAGGGAGGAGCAGCCACGGGCCCAGGCTTCGGTCCCATGCACCCAGCAGCAGGAGGGGCGGGCTCGGCTTCCGGGCTCCAGCATGAGACACAGGAGCTGGCGTCGAAGCGGGTTGACATCCAGAACAAACGCTTCTATTTGGACGTTAAGCAGAACGCGAAAGGCCGCTTCTTAAAGATAGCAGAAGTCGGGGCCGGTGGAAACAAGAGCCGCCTCACTCTCTCCATGTCCGTGGCAGTCGAGTTCCGTGACTACTTGGGGGACTTCATCGAACATTATGCCCAGCTGGGTCCCAGCAACCCGGCGTTGCTTCAAGACGAGCCCAGGCGAGCACTCAAAAGCGAGTTCCTGGTCCGAGAAAATCGTAAATACTATATGGATCTGAAAGAGAACCAGAGGGGACGGTTCCTGAGGATCCGACAGACCGTTAACCGGGGGCCCGGTTTGGGATCCACGCAAGGCCAGACAATTGCTTTGCCTGCCCAGGGACTTATTGAGTTTCGTGACGCTTTGGCTAAACTTATTGACGATTACGGTGTAGAGGACGAACCTGCAGAGTTGCCAGAAGGGTCGTCATTGACTGTGGACAACAAACGTTTTTTCTTCGACGTCGGATCCAATAAGTATGGTGTGTTCATGAGGGTAAGCGAGGTGAAGCCAACGTACCGCAACTCGATTACGGTGCCCTACAAAGTGTGGTCCAAATTTGGGAATACTTTCTGTAAATATGCCGAGGAGATGAAGAAGATCCAGGAGAAACAGCGGGAGAAAAGGGCATGCGAGCTGCAGCAACAAGAGGAGATGCAGGCAGACGATGCAGACGAGGATTGA